Proteins found in one Candidatus Wallbacteria bacterium genomic segment:
- the lysA gene encoding diaminopimelate decarboxylase — protein sequence MTLMYPLQTKRGSITLGNLELLTLASKFETPLFVYDLSTVEANYDSLIKNITWPHLRILFAMKANWNLDILNCLKQKGAGIDAVSLGDILQARKAGFSSEQILFTVNNIADQEMEAALSQDVRFNVGSISRLQKFAERYPGRQICVRFNPNVEAGEHEYLKTAGNLSKFGILLEDAPQVLKIARRYKLKIIGLHEHTGSGIADTGSVLKSMKNLLSVAGDFPDLEFIDFGGGFKVPYIPDEKKIDYTSFGRKITGIFSGFCEKYGRKLDLYFEPGKFLTANCAVFLVEVNTIRCNRGRIIAGVNSGLPHLIRPSFYGAYHHIVNLSNPSGRLIAADIAGNICESGDFFAKQREIAEIREGDILAIQNAGAYCYSMSSLYNLRPLPAEVVIEKGMARLSTRRLSYQELIKRLTP from the coding sequence ATGACTCTGATGTATCCTCTTCAAACCAAGCGCGGTTCCATCACTCTGGGCAATCTGGAGCTGCTTACCCTGGCCTCAAAATTTGAAACCCCGCTTTTTGTTTATGACCTCTCAACAGTCGAAGCTAATTATGATTCGCTGATCAAGAATATCACATGGCCTCACTTGAGAATCCTCTTTGCCATGAAAGCCAACTGGAATCTGGATATCCTGAATTGCCTCAAGCAGAAGGGCGCAGGCATTGACGCGGTTAGCCTGGGCGACATTCTGCAGGCCAGAAAAGCCGGATTTTCATCCGAACAGATCCTGTTCACAGTCAACAACATTGCTGACCAGGAAATGGAAGCAGCGCTTTCCCAAGACGTCAGATTCAACGTAGGCTCTATCTCCAGGCTGCAAAAATTCGCAGAACGATATCCAGGCAGGCAGATCTGCGTTCGATTCAATCCCAATGTAGAAGCAGGCGAGCATGAGTATCTGAAGACTGCGGGAAATCTCTCCAAATTCGGGATACTGCTTGAGGACGCACCACAGGTTCTTAAGATCGCTCGACGCTACAAGTTGAAAATCATCGGATTGCACGAACATACAGGATCCGGAATCGCTGACACAGGATCAGTGCTGAAAAGCATGAAGAACCTGCTGTCTGTGGCAGGTGACTTTCCAGACCTGGAATTCATCGATTTCGGGGGTGGATTCAAGGTCCCGTATATTCCTGACGAAAAAAAAATTGATTACACTTCATTTGGCCGGAAAATAACCGGAATATTTTCTGGATTCTGTGAAAAATACGGCAGAAAACTGGACCTGTATTTTGAACCAGGCAAATTTCTTACAGCCAACTGCGCTGTATTCCTGGTGGAAGTGAACACGATCAGGTGCAACCGGGGCCGGATCATTGCAGGCGTCAATTCAGGCCTTCCTCATCTGATCAGGCCTTCGTTTTATGGAGCTTACCATCACATCGTCAACCTCAGCAACCCCTCCGGCCGTCTGATCGCTGCAGATATTGCAGGCAACATCTGCGAGAGCGGAGATTTCTTCGCCAAGCAGCGGGAAATCGCTGAAATCCGGGAAGGTGATATCCTGGCGATCCAGAATGCAGGAGCTTATTGCTATTCAATGTCCTCTCTTTATAATCTCCGCCCCCTGCCGGCCGAGGTAGTGATTGAAAAAGGGATGGCAAGGCTTTCCACCCGCAGATTGTCATATCAGGAACTTATCAAACGCCTGACACCCTGA
- a CDS encoding aspartate-semialdehyde dehydrogenase — protein MSLTIGIFGVTGAVGQELLSVIERKSFPVRNLRVFASTRSAGKKIDTYLGKVIVEDAGTADFTGLDLAFFAIGGGWPRENAPKATAAGCYVIDNSSTFRYDKNVPLIIPQVNPEAIGKSKLIANPNCTTAIAIIPIYHVYKKFGIRKAIFSTYQAASGAGTEGITELLSTTREYLDGNPGRHEVFPHPLAFNLIPQIDVFQKNGYTKEEMKVVWETRKILGNENLAISCTAVRIPTVRAHSEAITLETDKKITPTAVKKLFSDVDGLDLVDDPASQRYPMPIQSAGKYNVEVGRIRQSLVFGMHGIDFFVSGDQLLRGAALNAVEIGEILIRKGVFKK, from the coding sequence ATGTCATTGACAATCGGGATTTTCGGAGTAACAGGAGCTGTCGGCCAGGAATTGCTCTCAGTGATTGAGAGGAAGAGTTTTCCTGTCCGGAATCTGCGGGTCTTCGCATCCACCCGTTCAGCAGGCAAAAAAATCGATACATATCTTGGTAAAGTTATTGTAGAGGACGCAGGCACTGCCGATTTCACCGGACTGGATCTGGCGTTTTTTGCCATCGGAGGCGGCTGGCCAAGGGAAAACGCCCCTAAAGCGACAGCTGCAGGATGCTATGTGATCGACAATTCATCGACCTTCAGGTATGACAAGAATGTTCCCCTGATCATCCCTCAGGTCAATCCGGAGGCAATCGGGAAATCGAAGCTGATCGCCAATCCCAACTGCACTACAGCCATTGCCATCATCCCCATCTACCACGTCTATAAAAAATTCGGCATCAGGAAAGCCATATTTTCCACCTACCAGGCCGCATCAGGCGCCGGGACAGAAGGCATCACCGAACTTCTTTCAACTACCCGGGAATACCTTGACGGGAATCCCGGCAGGCATGAAGTTTTTCCGCATCCCCTGGCCTTCAATCTGATTCCCCAGATCGATGTCTTTCAGAAAAATGGCTACACTAAAGAGGAAATGAAAGTAGTCTGGGAAACACGAAAAATACTCGGCAACGAAAACCTGGCCATCTCCTGTACCGCAGTGCGTATCCCGACAGTCAGGGCTCACTCTGAAGCAATCACTTTAGAAACTGATAAAAAGATCACTCCAACAGCTGTGAAAAAGCTCTTCTCAGATGTGGACGGCCTGGATCTGGTAGATGATCCGGCTTCCCAGCGCTACCCGATGCCGATTCAGTCCGCAGGGAAATACAATGTGGAAGTGGGACGCATCCGTCAGAGTCTGGTCTTCGGTATGCATGGCATTGATTTCTTCGTATCAGGAGATCAGCTGTTGAGGGGTGCAGCGCTGAACGCGGTAGAAATCGGCGAAATTCTAATCCGGAAAGGTGTATTCAAAAAATGA